The following are encoded together in the Thiobacillus sp. SCUT-2 genome:
- a CDS encoding metallophosphoesterase family protein yields the protein MARAPIGLISDTHGLLRPEAAAALADCARIIHAGDIGSRSGAPRDVLDALARIAPLTVVRGNNDRAAWAAAIPCTADIEFDGVRIHVLHILGELAIDPAAAGVNVVVSGHSHRPHIETRDGVLFVNPGSAGPRRFRLPVSVARLWIEDGRVEAEPVTLLR from the coding sequence ATGGCGCGCGCGCCGATCGGACTGATTTCCGACACCCACGGCCTCCTGCGGCCCGAAGCCGCCGCGGCGCTTGCCGACTGCGCACGCATCATCCACGCCGGAGACATCGGCTCGCGCAGCGGCGCGCCGCGCGACGTGCTCGACGCGCTGGCGCGGATCGCGCCGCTGACCGTGGTGCGGGGCAACAACGATCGCGCGGCCTGGGCCGCCGCCATTCCCTGTACGGCCGACATCGAATTCGACGGCGTGCGCATCCATGTCCTGCACATCCTCGGCGAGCTCGCGATCGATCCCGCCGCGGCCGGCGTGAACGTGGTCGTGTCGGGGCATTCGCACCGCCCCCACATCGAGACCCGCGACGGCGTGCTGTTCGTCAACCCGGGCAGCGCGGGGCCGCGCCGCTTCAGGCTGCCGGTCAGCGTCGCCCGCCTGTGGATCGAAGACGGCCGCGTCGAGGCGGAGCCGGTTACACTGTTGCGGTAA
- a CDS encoding class I SAM-dependent methyltransferase, whose translation MKLLHSALRFRVNYFSDLGRHQVVIWMPGDTPPVDAQMDVGPKIEHEVPNEVFRSDIAPLRMGRFYPSQLLHADDAPGPMFRVMKVGEASFVANFSHPLQGRIFSIDSGKSDISTEPVGTVGQLLEWSGMETQMQTPTDFEGTDSFSREDELPDTQFYSVARKVTHVDAVCARRIQALYRTVLPENARVLDLMAGWRSHLPDTVNSAVGLGLNAEELEDNPQLAERIVKDINADPVLPFADASFDAVVCTVSFEYLTQPHKIVAEARRVLRPGGMFVVTLSHRYFPPKVIKLWTELHPMERMAWVGMLIKKAGFRKVETYVERGLKRPRDDRYADRLPESDPLFATWGVAP comes from the coding sequence ATGAAACTCCTGCATTCCGCGCTGCGCTTCCGCGTCAACTACTTCTCCGACCTCGGCCGCCACCAGGTGGTGATCTGGATGCCGGGCGACACGCCGCCGGTCGACGCACAGATGGACGTGGGCCCGAAGATCGAGCACGAGGTGCCGAACGAGGTCTTCCGCAGCGACATCGCGCCGCTCAGGATGGGGCGCTTCTATCCGTCGCAGCTCCTGCACGCCGACGACGCGCCCGGACCGATGTTCCGCGTGATGAAGGTCGGCGAAGCCAGCTTCGTCGCCAACTTCAGTCATCCGCTGCAGGGCCGCATCTTCAGCATCGACAGCGGCAAGAGCGACATCTCGACGGAGCCGGTGGGCACGGTCGGCCAGCTCCTGGAATGGAGCGGCATGGAAACGCAGATGCAGACGCCGACCGACTTCGAAGGCACCGATTCGTTCAGCCGCGAGGACGAGCTTCCCGACACCCAGTTCTACTCGGTCGCGCGCAAGGTCACCCACGTCGACGCCGTGTGCGCGCGCCGCATCCAGGCCCTGTATCGCACGGTGCTGCCCGAGAACGCGCGGGTGCTCGACCTGATGGCGGGCTGGCGCTCGCATCTGCCCGACACAGTCAATTCGGCAGTGGGGCTGGGGCTCAATGCCGAGGAGCTGGAGGACAATCCGCAGCTCGCCGAGCGCATCGTGAAGGACATCAACGCGGATCCGGTGCTGCCGTTTGCCGACGCGAGCTTCGACGCGGTGGTGTGCACGGTGTCGTTCGAGTACCTGACGCAGCCGCACAAGATCGTCGCCGAGGCGAGGCGCGTGCTGCGGCCGGGCGGCATGTTCGTGGTCACGCTGTCGCACCGCTATTTCCCGCCCAAGGTGATCAAGCTGTGGACCGAGCTGCACCCGATGGAACGCATGGCCTGGGTCGGCATGCTGATCAAGAAGGCGGGTTTCCGGAAGGTGGAAACCTACGTCGAGCGCGGGCTCAAGCGGCCCAGGGACGACCGCTATGCCGACCGCCTGCCCGAGTCGGACCCGTTGTTCGCGACCTGGGGCGTGGCGCCCTGA
- a CDS encoding uracil-DNA glycosylase, with protein sequence MLSRDDVFGELGIGPVWRLRAAPAAPTPDARPLLDWDQLADAVAHCTKCKLYATRTQGVLGVGDRDADWLILGEAPGADEDRQGEPFVGQAGKLLDAMLASIGLRRGQNVYIANVLKSRPPGNRNPEPDEIAACMPYLLNQIALIRPKIIVALGRFAAQTLLQTDEAIGRLRGRVHCFQGIPLVVTYHPAYLLRNLPDKARAWEDLCLARRTYASLTTES encoded by the coding sequence GTGCTGAGCCGCGACGACGTCTTCGGCGAACTCGGCATCGGGCCGGTGTGGCGGCTGCGCGCCGCGCCGGCGGCGCCCACTCCGGACGCCAGGCCGCTGCTGGACTGGGACCAGCTCGCCGACGCCGTCGCGCACTGCACGAAGTGCAAGCTTTACGCGACGCGCACGCAGGGCGTGCTCGGCGTCGGTGACCGCGATGCCGACTGGCTGATCCTGGGCGAGGCGCCGGGCGCCGACGAGGATCGCCAGGGCGAGCCCTTCGTCGGCCAGGCGGGCAAGCTGCTCGACGCCATGCTGGCGTCCATCGGCCTGCGGCGCGGCCAGAACGTCTACATTGCGAACGTGCTGAAATCCCGCCCGCCGGGCAACCGCAATCCGGAGCCTGACGAGATCGCCGCCTGCATGCCTTATCTTCTGAACCAGATCGCACTGATCCGTCCGAAGATCATCGTCGCGCTCGGACGCTTCGCCGCGCAGACGCTGCTGCAGACCGACGAGGCGATCGGGCGCCTGCGCGGGCGCGTGCACTGCTTTCAGGGCATCCCCCTGGTCGTGACCTATCATCCTGCCTACCTGCTGCGCAATCTGCCCGACAAGGCGCGCGCGTGGGAAGACCTCTGCCTGGCGCGCCGTACCTACGCCTCCCTGACAACCGAATCCTGA
- the rimI gene encoding ribosomal protein S18-alanine N-acetyltransferase, translated as MSAVFEIEHRLRPMAEADLPRIHRIELASYEYPWSQGNFADSLQAGYSMWVREAGGEIIGYYVMMAAAGEAHLLNLTIAPSWRRHGLGRDLLEHCLARACDHKASSMFLEVRISNDAAIGLYHGSGFVDLAVRRGYYPARGGREDALIMKKELAC; from the coding sequence ATGAGTGCCGTCTTCGAGATCGAGCATCGGCTGCGGCCGATGGCGGAGGCGGACCTGCCGCGCATCCACCGCATCGAGCTGGCGAGCTACGAGTATCCCTGGAGCCAGGGCAATTTCGCGGACTCGCTGCAGGCCGGCTACAGCATGTGGGTGCGCGAGGCCGGAGGCGAGATCATCGGCTACTACGTGATGATGGCGGCGGCGGGCGAGGCCCACCTGCTCAACTTGACCATCGCGCCGAGCTGGCGCCGTCACGGCCTCGGGCGCGACCTGCTCGAGCACTGCCTGGCGCGGGCGTGCGACCACAAGGCCAGCAGCATGTTCCTCGAAGTGCGGATATCGAATGACGCGGCGATCGGGCTGTACCACGGCAGCGGCTTCGTCGATCTGGCGGTGCGCCGTGGCTACTATCCTGCGCGCGGCGGGCGCGAGGATGCGCTGATCATGAAGAAGGAGCTGGCGTGCTGA
- the tsaB gene encoding tRNA (adenosine(37)-N6)-threonylcarbamoyltransferase complex dimerization subunit type 1 TsaB: protein MKLLVLDTSTEWCSAALWLDGRIVARRVLAEQRHSSLLLPMVDELLHETGTGLRQLDGIGYGAGPGSFTGLRIACAVTQGLAFGADLPVVAVSTLMSIAEQAGAERVLTVLDARMAEVYWAGYERGADGWRTVVEPALALPETVAVPVGGDWVGAGNGFRALGDALRPRLAAQLLRIDDALVPDAAAMAPLAARSFERGEGVDAALAAPVYLRDKVALTVDERRARQPA from the coding sequence ATGAAGCTCCTTGTTCTCGATACCTCGACCGAATGGTGCTCGGCCGCGCTCTGGCTGGACGGACGCATCGTCGCTCGCCGCGTGCTGGCCGAGCAGCGGCACAGCAGCCTGCTGCTGCCGATGGTCGACGAGCTGTTGCATGAGACGGGAACCGGACTGCGCCAGCTCGACGGGATCGGCTACGGCGCGGGCCCCGGCTCGTTCACCGGCCTGCGCATCGCGTGCGCGGTGACGCAAGGCCTCGCATTCGGCGCCGACCTGCCGGTGGTCGCCGTATCCACGCTGATGTCGATCGCCGAGCAGGCCGGGGCCGAGCGCGTGCTGACGGTGCTCGATGCGCGCATGGCCGAGGTCTACTGGGCGGGCTACGAGCGTGGCGCCGACGGCTGGCGAACGGTCGTCGAGCCCGCACTGGCGCTGCCGGAGACGGTCGCGGTGCCTGTCGGCGGCGACTGGGTCGGCGCCGGGAACGGCTTCCGCGCGCTGGGGGATGCCCTGCGGCCGCGCCTGGCGGCGCAGCTGCTCCGCATCGACGATGCCCTGGTGCCCGACGCCGCCGCAATGGCGCCGCTCGCGGCCCGTTCTTTCGAGCGCGGCGAAGGCGTCGACGCCGCGCTCGCGGCGCCGGTCTACCTGCGCGACAAGGTGGCGCTGACGGTGGACGAGCGGCGTGCGAGGCAGCCGGCATGA
- a CDS encoding HIRAN domain-containing protein: MLHRMVALCLSALWATPIHAQVAAHILLQDSPLAGFQYHAGRTLWPQLREGDVLTLVREPHNPHDPKAVRVEWHGQQIGYVPRRENADVARLLDRGEVLEARIVRLSEGRDPWSRVRFEILVPVDPIPRPPR, from the coding sequence ATGCTTCATCGCATGGTGGCGCTGTGCCTGTCCGCGCTGTGGGCGACGCCCATTCACGCGCAGGTCGCCGCGCACATCCTGCTGCAGGATTCGCCGCTGGCGGGGTTCCAGTATCACGCCGGCAGGACGCTCTGGCCGCAGCTGCGCGAGGGCGACGTGCTCACGCTGGTGCGCGAGCCGCACAATCCGCACGACCCCAAGGCCGTGCGCGTGGAGTGGCACGGACAGCAGATCGGCTACGTGCCGCGCCGCGAGAATGCCGACGTGGCGCGCCTGCTGGACCGCGGCGAAGTGCTCGAGGCACGCATCGTGCGCCTGAGCGAGGGGCGCGATCCGTGGTCGCGGGTCCGTTTCGAAATTCTCGTTCCGGTCGACCCGATCCCTCGGCCCCCGCGTTGA
- a CDS encoding PhoH family protein encodes MPRKKAAAQTKLFVLDTNVLMHDPTSLYRFEEHDVYVPIATLEELDQHKKGMTEVSRNARQASRFIDEIVSQLDNIEEGVPLAPHSHNAATGRLFLQTQAIGGDIPLSLPTSKVDNQILGVVLFLSRHYPKRQVIMVSKDINMRIKARALGLPAEDYFNDKVLEDTDLLYAGQRELPADFWDTHGKGMESWQANGHTFYRVKGPQAPSFLPNEFVFQEGAAPLYAKVLKVEGRTAEMVTIKDYTHHKNAVWGITARNREQNFALNVLMDPEIDFVTLLGQAGTGKTLLTLAAGLAQVLDKKLYNEIIMTRVTVPVGEDIGFLPGTEEEKMTPWMGALEDNLDVLNKSDDEAGDWGRAATQDLIRSRIKVKSLNFMRGRTFLNKFLIIDEAQNLTPKQMKTLITRAGPGTKVVCLGNISQIDTPYLTEGSSGLTYVVDHFKGWPHNGHVTLQRGERSRLADYAAEVL; translated from the coding sequence ATGCCGAGAAAGAAAGCTGCCGCCCAGACCAAGCTGTTCGTCCTGGATACCAACGTGCTGATGCACGACCCCACCAGCCTGTACCGCTTCGAGGAGCACGACGTCTACGTGCCGATCGCAACGCTGGAGGAGCTCGACCAGCACAAGAAGGGCATGACCGAGGTCTCGCGCAACGCCCGCCAGGCGAGCCGCTTCATCGACGAAATCGTCAGCCAGCTCGACAACATCGAGGAAGGCGTGCCGCTCGCGCCGCACAGCCACAACGCCGCCACCGGCCGCCTGTTCCTGCAGACGCAGGCCATCGGCGGCGACATTCCGCTCAGCCTGCCGACCTCCAAGGTCGACAACCAGATCCTCGGCGTGGTCCTGTTCCTGTCGCGCCACTACCCGAAGCGCCAGGTCATCATGGTGTCGAAGGACATCAACATGCGCATCAAGGCCCGCGCGCTCGGGCTGCCGGCGGAAGACTACTTCAACGACAAGGTGCTCGAAGACACCGACCTCCTGTATGCCGGCCAGCGCGAGCTCCCTGCCGACTTCTGGGACACGCACGGCAAGGGCATGGAGTCGTGGCAGGCCAACGGCCACACCTTCTATCGCGTCAAGGGGCCGCAGGCGCCGAGCTTCCTGCCCAACGAATTCGTCTTCCAGGAAGGCGCCGCCCCGCTGTACGCGAAGGTCCTGAAGGTCGAGGGCCGCACGGCCGAGATGGTCACGATCAAGGACTACACCCACCACAAGAATGCCGTATGGGGCATCACGGCACGCAACCGCGAGCAGAACTTCGCGCTCAACGTGCTGATGGACCCCGAGATCGACTTCGTCACCCTGCTCGGCCAGGCCGGCACCGGCAAGACCCTGCTGACGCTGGCCGCCGGCCTCGCGCAGGTCCTCGACAAGAAGCTCTACAACGAGATCATCATGACCCGCGTCACCGTTCCGGTGGGCGAGGACATCGGCTTCCTGCCGGGTACCGAGGAGGAGAAGATGACGCCGTGGATGGGCGCGCTGGAGGACAACCTCGACGTCTTGAACAAGAGCGACGACGAGGCCGGCGACTGGGGACGCGCGGCGACGCAGGACCTGATCCGCAGCCGGATCAAGGTGAAGTCGCTGAACTTCATGCGCGGCCGCACCTTCCTCAACAAGTTCCTCATCATCGACGAGGCGCAGAACCTGACGCCCAAGCAGATGAAGACGCTGATCACGCGCGCCGGCCCCGGCACCAAGGTGGTCTGCCTCGGCAACATCTCGCAGATCGACACGCCCTATCTCACCGAAGGCAGCTCCGGCCTCACCTACGTGGTCGACCACTTCAAGGGCTGGCCGCACAACGGCCACGTCACGCTGCAGCGGGGTGAACGTTCGCGTCTGGCGGACTATGCTGCAGAGGTGTTGTGA
- a CDS encoding DUF4197 domain-containing protein encodes MAVPVAKCALILAAGLALALPAHAFDLGDVLKGVITPPRSAPATSGVDTLSTKEIDAGLKEALTRGAETAVAQLGQKDGFFGNPQLKIPLPPSLQKAEKAMRLLGMGKQADELVLSMNRAAEAAVPQAKTLLVDAVKQMTLEDARGILTGGKTSATDFFRRKTEGTLTERFAPIVKATTDKVGLARQYNQYAGAAAQFNLIDKKEASVDQYVTQQALDRLYTVIGEKEAALRANPMQAGSALLKKVFGAVSGQ; translated from the coding sequence ATGGCCGTTCCCGTCGCAAAGTGCGCGCTGATCCTGGCTGCGGGACTCGCGCTCGCGCTGCCCGCCCATGCCTTCGACCTGGGTGACGTGCTGAAGGGCGTGATCACCCCGCCCCGCAGCGCGCCCGCGACCAGCGGCGTCGACACGCTCTCGACGAAGGAGATCGACGCCGGCCTGAAGGAGGCGCTGACCCGCGGCGCCGAGACCGCGGTCGCCCAGCTCGGGCAGAAGGACGGCTTCTTCGGCAACCCTCAGCTGAAAATCCCGCTGCCGCCCAGCCTGCAGAAGGCCGAAAAGGCCATGCGCCTGCTCGGCATGGGCAAGCAGGCCGATGAACTGGTACTGTCGATGAACCGTGCCGCCGAAGCCGCGGTGCCGCAGGCGAAGACCCTGCTGGTCGACGCGGTGAAGCAGATGACGCTGGAGGACGCCCGCGGCATTCTGACCGGAGGCAAGACCTCGGCGACCGATTTCTTCCGCCGCAAGACCGAGGGCACGCTGACCGAGCGCTTCGCCCCCATCGTCAAGGCGACCACGGACAAGGTCGGCCTGGCGCGCCAGTACAACCAGTACGCCGGCGCGGCCGCGCAATTCAACCTGATCGACAAGAAGGAAGCGAGCGTGGACCAGTACGTCACGCAGCAGGCGCTCGACCGCCTCTACACCGTGATCGGCGAGAAGGAAGCTGCGCTCCGCGCCAATCCCATGCAGGCCGGCAGCGCGCTGCTGAAGAAGGTCTTCGGCGCCGTCAGCGGCCAATGA
- a CDS encoding YeeE/YedE family protein, with protein MDPGYPLILASSLVIGVIAGIVMHRADFCVTASFRDMFLFRDFFLMRQMVLVVVVSMALFEFGRLSGLIAAQPFPLLGTPSLANAIGGFIFGIGMVLAGGCVTGTLYKLGSGSAASGLAFVGMLAGSAAYAEIHPQWSAFARATALARDVVTVPQWLGLSPSALLLPIALAGAAWLAREFRAGRMQRPGFAVGHLAPWRAAVVLALLGFASYVLIGMPMGITTAYTKLGANIEALFAPGHVSHLAYFALQPLDYTPPFADHAVQGGPGPRFDAIGAIQYPLILGIAGGAMASAMQLGEWRLHWRLPPRQFVSALAGGLLIGLAARMVPSCNLWHLWGGLPILALQSLLFLAGLLPGTWAGSRLLARFVIR; from the coding sequence ATGGATCCGGGCTACCCGCTGATCCTCGCCAGTTCGCTGGTCATCGGCGTCATCGCCGGGATCGTCATGCATCGCGCCGACTTCTGCGTCACGGCGTCGTTTCGCGACATGTTCCTGTTCCGGGACTTTTTCCTGATGCGCCAGATGGTCCTGGTCGTCGTCGTCAGCATGGCCCTGTTCGAGTTCGGCCGCCTCAGCGGCCTGATCGCGGCGCAGCCCTTTCCGCTGCTCGGGACGCCTTCGCTGGCCAATGCCATCGGCGGCTTCATTTTCGGCATCGGCATGGTGCTGGCCGGCGGCTGCGTCACCGGCACCCTCTACAAGCTCGGGAGCGGCAGCGCCGCGAGCGGCCTGGCCTTCGTCGGCATGCTGGCCGGCTCCGCCGCCTACGCCGAAATCCATCCGCAGTGGAGTGCGTTTGCCCGAGCCACGGCCCTCGCCCGGGACGTCGTCACGGTGCCGCAATGGCTCGGCCTCTCCCCGTCCGCCCTCTTGCTTCCGATCGCGCTGGCCGGGGCCGCCTGGCTGGCGCGCGAATTCCGCGCCGGCCGGATGCAGCGGCCCGGCTTCGCCGTCGGCCATCTCGCCCCGTGGCGGGCGGCCGTCGTGCTCGCCCTGCTCGGCTTCGCCTCCTATGTCCTGATCGGCATGCCCATGGGCATCACGACCGCCTACACCAAGCTCGGCGCGAATATCGAGGCGCTGTTCGCGCCGGGCCATGTCAGCCACCTTGCCTATTTCGCGCTGCAGCCGCTGGACTACACCCCACCCTTCGCCGACCACGCCGTCCAGGGCGGCCCCGGCCCCCGGTTCGATGCCATCGGCGCCATCCAGTACCCGCTGATCCTCGGCATTGCCGGGGGCGCCATGGCGTCGGCGATGCAGCTCGGCGAATGGCGCCTGCACTGGCGGCTGCCGCCGCGCCAGTTCGTCTCCGCCCTCGCCGGCGGACTGCTGATCGGGCTGGCCGCGCGCATGGTTCCCTCGTGCAATCTCTGGCATCTGTGGGGCGGCCTGCCCATCCTTGCGCTGCAGAGCCTGCTGTTCCTCGCGGGCCTGTTGCCTGGCACCTGGGCCGGCAGCCGCCTGCTCGCCCGATTCGTGATACGGTAG
- a CDS encoding sulfurtransferase TusA family protein has product MQTIDIDIRGQICPSCLLLTLKEVNQNSSAIREGNAEIVVTTDDRQATATIPATVGRMGFRTEVTRLDAAYRIRVFGGD; this is encoded by the coding sequence ATGCAGACCATCGACATCGACATTCGAGGCCAGATCTGCCCCTCCTGCCTGCTGCTGACGCTCAAGGAGGTCAACCAGAACAGCAGCGCGATCCGCGAGGGAAACGCTGAAATCGTCGTGACGACCGACGACCGCCAGGCCACGGCGACCATCCCCGCCACCGTGGGCCGCATGGGATTCCGCACCGAGGTCACCCGCCTGGACGCTGCCTACCGGATCCGCGTTTTCGGCGGCGACTGA
- a CDS encoding putative bifunctional diguanylate cyclase/phosphodiesterase, with amino-acid sequence MPSEKDALRYIRAKVDQLLAVIGTLPLRPEELDDDMLIELDPIGIVADSFTQVIAHLNTTNHRLDLATREIRAIFDTLGAAVLVLDLHNRIEDCNRQALDWLFDGAARDRIIGRPAADMAPLAGMLAAIGEAANELPRIVAIGARDLQLVSSRILDETGSHAKTVVLFTDITQQKENARHLELYARIFSDVGEGILITDADNRIVEVNAAVSRITGFPRDELIGTSPAILKSGLHEPAFYEAMWHALRQTGRWHGETLNRARDGRIVPVLQTISEVRDADGALTHHISVMTDISSIKETQSRLDFLAHHDALTELPNRLLFGDRLQHLIARAVRNGDAVALLFIDLDHFKNINDSLGHHVGDQLLVEAAQRLRSLVRRSDTLARLGGDEFVVLMEDQASHAAAVSLADKIVTAFKQPFQVGGIDLHVRCSIGITLYPEDGADAITLLKNADTAMYRAKDAGRDGHVRYNAELSAAARSRIELDRALRAAVQDGGFALHYQPIVDIAHGRVIACEALIRWPGGPAGARTPDVFIPLAEENRLIVPLGEWILREALASMRTWRSNGLKLDYISVNISAVQLAQPDFADRVIALLQESGLPGQRLQIELTENVLLRDIELCGWVLSQLREHGIRVAIDDFGTGYSSLSYLKQLPIDNLKIDRSFVRDIPTDANDCAIATAIIALASSLGLDAIAEGIETSVQQTYLAQIGCTKVQGFLHSEPVAADAFAAFASRLQQAHPDDGIKALG; translated from the coding sequence ATGCCGAGCGAGAAGGACGCCCTCCGCTACATCCGCGCCAAGGTCGACCAATTGCTGGCGGTCATCGGGACCCTGCCGTTGCGCCCCGAGGAGCTCGACGACGACATGCTGATCGAGCTCGACCCCATCGGCATCGTCGCGGACTCCTTCACGCAGGTGATCGCCCACCTCAATACGACGAACCATCGGCTCGATCTCGCGACACGCGAGATCCGCGCCATCTTCGACACCCTGGGCGCGGCGGTCCTCGTCCTCGACCTCCACAACCGCATCGAAGACTGCAACCGCCAGGCCCTCGACTGGCTGTTCGACGGCGCCGCGCGGGACCGGATCATCGGCCGTCCGGCCGCCGACATGGCCCCCCTGGCCGGCATGCTGGCGGCGATCGGCGAAGCCGCGAATGAGCTGCCGCGCATCGTCGCGATCGGTGCACGGGATCTCCAGCTGGTCTCCTCGCGCATCCTTGACGAAACGGGCAGCCACGCGAAGACCGTCGTGCTGTTCACCGACATCACCCAGCAGAAGGAAAACGCGCGCCATCTGGAGCTCTATGCCAGGATCTTCAGCGACGTCGGCGAAGGCATCCTGATCACCGACGCCGACAACCGCATCGTCGAGGTCAACGCCGCGGTCAGCCGCATCACCGGCTTCCCGCGGGACGAACTGATCGGCACCTCGCCCGCGATCCTCAAATCCGGCCTGCACGAGCCGGCCTTCTACGAGGCCATGTGGCACGCGCTGCGGCAGACGGGCCGCTGGCACGGCGAGACCCTCAACCGCGCCCGCGACGGCCGCATCGTCCCGGTGCTGCAGACGATCAGCGAAGTCCGCGATGCCGACGGCGCGCTGACGCACCACATCTCGGTCATGACCGACATTTCGTCGATCAAGGAAACGCAGAGCCGGCTCGACTTCCTCGCCCATCACGACGCCTTGACCGAGCTGCCGAACCGCCTGCTGTTCGGCGACCGGCTGCAGCACCTCATCGCGCGTGCCGTGCGCAACGGCGACGCCGTGGCCCTCCTCTTCATCGATCTCGACCACTTCAAGAACATCAACGACAGCCTCGGCCACCACGTCGGGGACCAGCTGCTGGTCGAGGCGGCCCAGCGGCTCCGCAGCCTGGTGCGGCGCTCGGATACGCTGGCGCGGCTGGGCGGGGACGAGTTCGTCGTCCTGATGGAGGACCAGGCTTCGCACGCGGCTGCCGTCAGCCTGGCCGACAAGATCGTGACCGCCTTCAAGCAGCCCTTCCAGGTCGGCGGCATCGACCTGCACGTCCGCTGCAGCATCGGGATCACGCTCTATCCCGAGGATGGCGCCGACGCGATCACGCTGCTGAAGAACGCGGATACCGCCATGTATCGCGCCAAGGATGCGGGACGCGACGGCCACGTGCGCTACAACGCGGAGCTGTCGGCGGCCGCCCGCAGCAGGATCGAGCTCGACAGGGCCCTGCGCGCCGCGGTGCAAGACGGCGGCTTCGCGCTCCACTACCAGCCCATCGTGGACATCGCGCACGGCCGGGTCATTGCATGCGAAGCGCTGATCCGCTGGCCGGGCGGGCCGGCCGGCGCCCGGACGCCCGACGTCTTCATCCCGCTCGCGGAGGAAAACCGCCTGATCGTGCCGCTCGGCGAATGGATCCTGCGCGAGGCCCTGGCGAGCATGCGCACCTGGCGCAGCAACGGACTCAAGCTCGATTACATCTCGGTCAACATCTCCGCGGTGCAGCTCGCGCAGCCCGACTTCGCCGACCGGGTCATCGCACTGCTGCAGGAAAGCGGCCTGCCGGGCCAGCGGCTGCAGATCGAGCTGACCGAAAACGTGCTGCTGCGTGACATCGAACTATGCGGATGGGTGCTGAGCCAGCTGCGCGAGCACGGCATCCGCGTCGCCATCGACGACTTCGGCACGGGCTATTCCTCGCTCAGCTACCTGAAGCAGTTGCCGATCGACAATCTCAAGATCGATCGCTCGTTCGTGCGCGACATCCCGACCGACGCCAACGACTGCGCGATCGCCACCGCCATCATCGCGCTGGCCAGTTCACTGGGCCTCGATGCGATTGCCGAAGGCATCGAAACCTCCGTCCAGCAGACGTATCTGGCGCAGATCGGCTGCACCAAGGTGCAAGGCTTCCTTCACTCGGAACCGGTCGCTGCCGACGCCTTCGCCGCCTTCGCCTCCCGCCTCCAGCAAGCCCACCCCGACGACGGCATCAAGGCTCTCGGCTAG